One window of the Bradyrhizobium sp. NP1 genome contains the following:
- a CDS encoding ABC transporter ATP-binding protein, which produces MSELAFLQVSELCVSYGLSQVLFDVTLAAPRHGGVAVLGRNGAGKSTLLKTIVGELGPSSGSITLNLQDITQLPTERRIHAGLGYVPQEYSVFNRLSVRENLEVGALTKRDRSAIDQVLAWFPKLGRRLDQTAGTLSGGERKMLAIGRAVLSGPKLLLLDEPTEGVWIGVVEEIADCLRDLVKNIALVIVEQHLELALGVADYAYVLDRGRVALEGKSAAVRKDSRLLQLLAP; this is translated from the coding sequence GTGTCTGAGTTGGCGTTTCTCCAAGTTAGCGAGCTTTGCGTCTCATACGGGCTTAGTCAGGTGCTGTTCGATGTAACTCTCGCGGCGCCAAGACATGGCGGCGTGGCGGTGCTTGGTCGAAACGGCGCTGGCAAATCGACACTGCTGAAGACAATTGTCGGCGAGCTCGGGCCTAGCAGCGGTAGCATCACGTTGAACCTTCAGGACATCACGCAACTGCCGACCGAACGTCGAATTCATGCGGGCCTGGGCTACGTGCCGCAGGAGTATTCCGTCTTTAACCGGCTGAGTGTACGTGAGAACCTTGAGGTGGGCGCACTCACGAAGCGAGACCGGTCAGCGATCGATCAGGTGCTCGCATGGTTCCCAAAGCTCGGTCGACGGCTCGATCAGACGGCAGGAACGCTTTCTGGTGGTGAGCGCAAAATGCTGGCGATCGGCCGTGCCGTCTTGTCGGGTCCCAAGCTCCTGCTGCTCGATGAGCCGACTGAGGGGGTGTGGATTGGCGTTGTGGAGGAGATCGCCGATTGCTTGCGGGACCTTGTCAAAAACATCGCCCTCGTTATTGTCGAGCAGCATCTTGAGCTTGCGCTCGGCGTAGCCGACTACGCTTACGTGCTCGATCGAGGTCGGGTCGCTCTTGAGGGCAAGTCGGCTGCTGTGCGCAAAGATTCAAGGCTTCTGCAGCTTCTCGCACCCTAG
- a CDS encoding helix-turn-helix domain-containing protein, with amino-acid sequence MGLSERPASSVITIAGHAEHVCSVAEGATPPPGIEAVSSSWQRSAKKYGLDPVDSKAPSILTPAELKHFREPLDKLIFTAQEEIDQLYKVVCEAGYAVLFCDSSGVAVAHRGEDARASQFEYWGTWLGGVWSEEVEGTNGIGTCIVEERPVTVHRSQHFRSRHINLSCSGAPVFGVDGRLMAVLDVSAIDPELSERAHALTGALTVRSARVIEERFFREQFRREWIVAVAPLEGGAQGMLLAIDGNQRIIGANRVARTSLLLDDRGLRTGISLWSIFERNVDLFRRQDRPDISARLLIVGSNDSRPVLVTPPDHPTSGSSNPTNCNLHTRPRLGSIDISRPPPTPQAHGGLSPSAMRRVREYVEVHLGENIDLSMLAGVAGLSVHHFARQFKQSAGLTPHVYLTQKRIERAQEMLVRTDLPLAQIAFAVGFFDQGHLARHFRHMLGTTPREFRWSQG; translated from the coding sequence ATGGGACTCTCAGAGCGGCCTGCAAGCTCGGTCATAACTATTGCGGGGCACGCTGAACACGTTTGTTCGGTCGCCGAGGGGGCGACGCCTCCCCCGGGAATAGAAGCGGTATCGAGCTCCTGGCAAAGATCAGCAAAAAAATACGGCCTCGATCCAGTCGATAGCAAGGCGCCAAGCATCCTCACGCCTGCTGAGTTGAAACATTTTCGCGAACCGCTGGATAAACTCATCTTCACCGCCCAAGAGGAGATAGATCAATTATACAAGGTGGTTTGCGAAGCCGGATATGCCGTCTTGTTCTGCGATAGCTCGGGCGTAGCAGTCGCCCATCGTGGCGAAGATGCACGGGCAAGCCAGTTCGAATATTGGGGAACTTGGCTCGGCGGGGTGTGGTCCGAGGAGGTGGAGGGCACGAACGGCATCGGTACCTGCATCGTCGAAGAGCGGCCTGTAACTGTTCACAGAAGTCAGCATTTTAGGTCCAGACACATTAATTTAAGCTGCTCCGGCGCGCCCGTATTCGGGGTCGATGGGCGACTGATGGCAGTCCTGGACGTCTCTGCCATCGATCCCGAACTCTCCGAGCGAGCGCACGCTCTGACTGGCGCACTCACAGTACGATCGGCGCGCGTGATAGAAGAGCGATTTTTTCGTGAGCAGTTCCGTCGAGAGTGGATCGTTGCGGTAGCGCCGCTGGAGGGAGGCGCTCAGGGCATGCTGCTGGCGATTGACGGCAACCAACGCATCATCGGCGCAAACCGCGTCGCGCGCACGTCCCTTCTGCTCGATGACCGCGGGCTCCGGACGGGTATCAGCTTGTGGTCGATCTTCGAGCGAAATGTGGACCTCTTCCGGCGCCAAGACCGACCCGATATCTCTGCGCGATTGCTCATCGTTGGCAGCAATGACAGTAGGCCCGTGCTTGTGACCCCACCCGATCACCCCACGAGTGGCTCGAGTAATCCAACGAACTGCAACCTGCACACGCGCCCGCGCCTAGGCTCGATTGATATCTCGAGGCCGCCCCCAACACCGCAAGCGCACGGCGGATTGTCGCCTAGTGCGATGCGCCGGGTACGGGAATACGTGGAAGTGCATTTAGGCGAAAATATCGATTTGTCGATGCTGGCCGGAGTCGCTGGACTTTCAGTGCATCATTTTGCGCGACAATTTAAGCAGTCCGCCGGGCTAACGCCGCATGTCTACCTCACGCAAAAGCGAATCGAACGCGCGCAGGAAATGTTGGTTCGGACGGATCTCCCGCTAGCGCAAATTGCGTTCGCTGTGGGGTTTTTCGATCAAGGTCATCTAGCGCGTCATTTCCGTCACATGCTAGGCACGACCCCTCGAGAGTTTCGCTGGTCGCAAGGATAG
- a CDS encoding ABC transporter ATP-binding protein, with protein MALLEVRGLTKLFGRFVALGGVDLTVGENEFHGLIGPNGSGKSTLMKCVAGAEFPTEGTIHFVGREITTTTPAERARAGLSLKFQITSVLPALTVYDNVLLALQARSSTVSLIFSRTRRALYQRVMHLLQQFHLTEWCWERAAALSHGHQQWLEIAMSVACKPQLLLLDEPTAGMSLEERRITGELLMPIRRHCSLVIVEHDLDFIRNICDVITVLDQGKVIDTGTVKHIQNSRRVQEVYLIRV; from the coding sequence ATGGCACTACTTGAAGTGCGTGGGCTCACCAAGCTTTTTGGACGATTTGTGGCGCTAGGTGGCGTCGACCTAACCGTCGGCGAAAATGAATTTCACGGTCTCATCGGTCCCAACGGCTCCGGCAAGAGCACGCTGATGAAATGCGTGGCTGGCGCCGAATTCCCGACCGAAGGAACGATCCACTTCGTTGGCCGCGAGATCACCACGACCACACCTGCGGAGCGAGCACGCGCCGGCCTCAGCCTCAAATTCCAAATCACCAGTGTGCTCCCGGCGCTTACAGTGTACGACAACGTACTCCTCGCGCTACAGGCCCGAAGCTCAACCGTTAGCTTGATCTTCTCACGTACGCGCAGAGCACTCTATCAACGAGTTATGCACCTGCTCCAACAGTTCCACTTAACTGAATGGTGCTGGGAACGAGCAGCCGCACTATCGCACGGTCATCAGCAATGGCTCGAAATCGCCATGTCCGTCGCGTGCAAGCCGCAGCTACTCTTGCTCGACGAACCAACTGCTGGGATGAGTCTCGAAGAGCGACGCATCACGGGCGAGTTGCTGATGCCAATCAGGCGGCACTGCTCGCTGGTGATCGTCGAGCACGACCTCGACTTTATTCGCAATATTTGCGACGTTATCACTGTCCTCGACCAGGGAAAGGTGATCGACACTGGCACGGTCAAACACATACAGAACAGCCGGAGAGTGCAGGAGGTATATCTTATTCGTGTCTGA
- a CDS encoding response regulator has protein sequence MTVDRPLIAIIDSDDSLRAELRILLGAAAFAVELFNSAEEFLKRNRPQSPQCIVLDVRLPGMSGLDLQSRQAKVGCKTPLVFLTAYDEVRTSVRAMKAGAIDYLIKPFQDKELLDAVNRGIESDRAKRLQRQTFDELRTRLVSLSPRERETMVLLSAGQGPKQIAGKLGVCTHTARVHSSRIMYKMGARSIADLVRMADKLGHVPGKEAIRSDDIPVSNCCGAPRRDSNVRKSYGSSTDGSRGQSMAAAPSLS, from the coding sequence ATGACCGTTGACCGACCGCTAATTGCTATTATCGATAGTGACGATTCTTTGCGAGCGGAATTGCGGATCTTGCTCGGCGCGGCGGCCTTTGCGGTCGAGCTTTTCAATTCGGCCGAAGAATTCTTGAAAAGGAACAGGCCTCAATCACCCCAATGCATCGTGTTGGACGTGCGGCTGCCGGGAATGAGCGGTCTCGATCTTCAATCCCGACAAGCAAAGGTTGGATGCAAAACACCCTTGGTGTTTCTTACCGCTTATGATGAGGTAAGGACGTCCGTTCGGGCGATGAAAGCCGGGGCCATCGACTATCTTATCAAGCCCTTTCAGGATAAAGAGCTACTCGATGCGGTGAATCGCGGCATCGAGTCTGATCGCGCAAAGCGTTTGCAAAGACAGACCTTTGACGAGCTGCGCACTAGGCTCGTATCGCTGTCGCCTCGCGAAAGAGAGACGATGGTGTTGCTCTCAGCAGGACAGGGACCCAAGCAGATTGCGGGCAAATTGGGGGTCTGCACACACACGGCTCGCGTTCACAGTAGCCGGATTATGTACAAGATGGGGGCACGATCTATCGCCGATCTGGTGCGGATGGCGGACAAGCTGGGACATGTGCCGGGCAAAGAAGCAATTCGTTCCGACGACATCCCTGTGAGCAACTGCTGCGGAGCTCCCCGCCGAGATTCGAACGTCCGCAAGTCTTACGGCTCTTCAACGGATGGCAGCCGCGGTCAATCTATGGCGGCCGCCCCTTCACTATCCTGA
- a CDS encoding branched-chain amino acid ABC transporter permease — MTASGGNLRRQVIPVLEIVLFVVFAAAPIVLGDYLTVFVTRVFILALLALSFDLAWGYSGILSFGQALFFGAAGYGVALVARDLEIASIFIVLPAALAIGLISSFGLGALLLLGRNPPTKIFVALGTLSGSYVAERLARGWYYIGGQNGIPSIPPMTLGGYEFVEGRYYYYLAFSVLAIVYLACRFVVRSQFGLALAGAREHETRIAFFGYNTPELKLIGFSLAGGIAGLAGGLYTFHEGFVWPNILGVVLSTQIVLSALLGGAGTLIGPVIGVMAIEIAGFWLADSFPKIWHIILGLLLLLVVVFSPTGLIGLVVSDRERVGSFGCPLPPRRHSDVGVDDGTT; from the coding sequence ATCACCGCCTCAGGTGGCAATCTCCGGAGGCAAGTGATTCCTGTACTAGAGATTGTGCTTTTCGTCGTGTTTGCGGCGGCTCCAATTGTCCTCGGGGACTATCTCACGGTCTTCGTTACGCGCGTTTTCATCCTTGCGCTGCTAGCGCTTAGCTTCGATCTTGCATGGGGATATTCCGGCATCTTGAGCTTCGGGCAGGCACTCTTCTTCGGCGCGGCGGGATACGGCGTTGCCCTTGTGGCTCGCGACCTCGAAATTGCATCGATTTTTATCGTCTTGCCAGCTGCGCTTGCCATCGGCCTGATTTCGTCGTTTGGCTTAGGCGCGCTTCTGCTGCTCGGGCGCAATCCGCCGACAAAGATCTTCGTCGCGTTGGGTACCCTCAGCGGCTCTTATGTGGCGGAGCGGCTCGCGCGGGGCTGGTATTACATCGGCGGGCAAAATGGCATTCCTTCCATCCCGCCGATGACCTTGGGTGGCTATGAATTTGTCGAAGGGCGCTACTACTACTATCTCGCCTTTAGCGTTCTTGCGATTGTCTATCTCGCTTGTCGCTTCGTTGTGCGTTCACAGTTCGGACTCGCGCTCGCTGGCGCGCGAGAGCACGAGACGCGCATCGCCTTCTTCGGCTACAACACGCCGGAGCTAAAGCTAATCGGGTTCTCTCTGGCGGGTGGTATCGCCGGACTCGCCGGCGGCCTCTACACCTTCCACGAGGGCTTCGTGTGGCCCAACATCCTGGGTGTGGTGCTATCGACGCAAATCGTACTCTCCGCTCTTTTGGGTGGCGCCGGTACGCTGATCGGCCCCGTTATCGGCGTCATGGCAATCGAGATCGCAGGGTTCTGGCTAGCCGACAGCTTTCCCAAAATCTGGCACATTATCCTCGGGTTGCTGCTGCTTCTCGTCGTCGTATTCTCGCCGACCGGGCTGATCGGGCTCGTGGTGTCCGACCGTGAACGGGTAGGCAGCTTCGGTTGCCCTCTTCCGCCCCGTCGCCATTCCGATGTGGGAGTTGATGATGGCACTACTTGA
- a CDS encoding response regulator transcription factor, with protein MKKSAPAGSAVPTTDDSTVIVIDDDPLARGALSSLFRSVGLSVRTFASATELLEHPFPAVPSCLVLDVRLPRLSGFDLQTELSRLGVNIPIIFITGHGDIPMSVKAMKAGAVDFLTKPFRDQEMLDAVTRALERDLKRRREEQSNLDIRARFETLSPRERQIMALVTAGLMNKEVAHRIGISEMTVKIHRGHMMRKMGMKSLADLVLIAENLGIRGQEKIGMPTPRSRITDPQHSVPAGSKPAAR; from the coding sequence ATGAAAAAAAGCGCGCCTGCTGGCTCCGCCGTCCCAACTACGGACGACTCAACTGTAATTGTGATCGACGATGATCCGCTCGCTCGCGGCGCACTCAGCAGCCTATTTCGTTCGGTCGGACTAAGCGTAAGAACGTTCGCATCCGCAACGGAACTGCTGGAACATCCATTTCCTGCCGTCCCAAGCTGCTTGGTCCTAGATGTCAGACTACCTCGGCTGAGCGGGTTTGATTTGCAAACAGAACTCAGTCGTTTAGGGGTCAACATACCCATCATCTTCATCACCGGTCATGGGGATATTCCCATGTCGGTCAAGGCAATGAAGGCCGGCGCAGTCGACTTCCTAACAAAGCCGTTTCGCGATCAGGAGATGCTTGATGCAGTAACCAGGGCTCTTGAACGCGATCTAAAACGTCGTAGGGAAGAGCAGTCCAATCTGGATATCCGAGCCCGGTTTGAAACGCTGAGCCCTCGCGAGCGTCAAATTATGGCGCTAGTGACAGCCGGTCTTATGAACAAGGAGGTGGCTCACAGAATTGGCATAAGCGAAATGACCGTGAAAATTCACCGTGGTCACATGATGCGAAAGATGGGCATGAAATCACTGGCCGATCTGGTGCTCATTGCTGAGAATCTCGGCATTCGGGGACAAGAAAAAATTGGAATGCCAACGCCCAGGTCTAGAATAACCGATCCACAGCACTCTGTCCCGGCCGGGAGTAAGCCGGCGGCTCGATAG
- a CDS encoding branched-chain amino acid ABC transporter permease: MESALNATFEVMTFGAVLVLVVLGLGIIAGMMGIFNFAHGEFVLLGAYTTYLVYSFGLPVWLGMLAAPLVVAAIGFVLERLVIRRFYAAPVAAMLGTYALGLVIREGVRSLIGGLYISVPEPIAGSLTVGNVQLSRWRCAIIVITAVVTIATYLLLTRTSFGLRVRAALENPSLARASGISTNVLYAVIFTYGTALAGLAGALVVPMFSLFADLGIRFLIEGFFAIMLGGVGTFEGSVAGAAVVGALSAALPWAVAPVLADVLILVIAIVFVKLKPGGLIAERRR; this comes from the coding sequence ATGGAAAGCGCGCTGAACGCCACCTTCGAAGTTATGACATTCGGGGCCGTCCTTGTCCTCGTGGTGCTGGGCCTCGGCATCATCGCCGGAATGATGGGCATCTTCAACTTCGCCCATGGCGAGTTTGTACTGCTCGGCGCCTACACCACATATCTAGTTTACAGCTTCGGGCTGCCGGTTTGGCTCGGCATGCTCGCGGCCCCCCTTGTGGTGGCGGCGATCGGCTTTGTTCTCGAGCGCCTTGTTATCCGACGCTTCTATGCCGCTCCAGTTGCCGCCATGCTTGGGACCTACGCGCTTGGCCTTGTCATTCGGGAGGGCGTGCGCAGCCTCATCGGCGGTCTTTATATCTCGGTGCCGGAGCCGATCGCCGGCTCGCTAACTGTCGGAAACGTCCAACTCTCGCGTTGGCGGTGCGCCATCATCGTTATCACCGCCGTGGTGACGATCGCCACCTACCTACTGCTAACACGGACTTCCTTTGGGCTACGCGTGCGCGCGGCACTCGAGAATCCGTCTCTCGCCCGCGCCTCCGGCATCTCGACCAACGTCCTCTATGCCGTTATTTTTACTTACGGGACGGCTCTCGCCGGCCTCGCTGGCGCACTGGTAGTTCCCATGTTCTCGCTTTTCGCCGATCTCGGCATCCGCTTTCTCATTGAGGGCTTCTTCGCGATCATGTTGGGAGGCGTCGGCACGTTCGAAGGATCGGTTGCCGGCGCCGCTGTAGTCGGCGCGCTGAGCGCGGCGCTACCCTGGGCAGTAGCGCCCGTGCTGGCCGACGTCCTAATCCTCGTCATCGCTATTGTTTTCGTCAAACTTAAGCCGGGAGGACTGATAGCGGAAAGGAGAAGGTGA
- a CDS encoding substrate-binding protein has translation MRKQIKVSSIPSLMDRRRFLQSTAWMSGALATGISSWAIRPSWVYAAAPIKVGIATDLTGAIAYEGTANANVAKMVVKDINSAGGILGRPIELLIVDTASDESVAVANVRRLIQRDKVDVVLGGITSSMRNAIKDVIVTHGKRLYIYPEQYEGKECTPYIFCTGPTPAQQCDQFIPWLIKNGGKRFALPSANYVWPHVLNEYARKIIENNGGEVIFEEYYPLDQIEYGATVNKIMTNSVEVVFNTIIAPGVGPFFKQLYQAGFGKRGGRLACVFFDENAFNLNAPHEIEGLASCLDYFRAVTSEDPASARIQAEYDEEFPGKILFAAGSAATGMYRGLKLWELAVKEAGNLERENVAAALDHAKIYEGPGGPAQMVPGRRHCKMNMYIAVAKNADFEIVARSEGLVDPREC, from the coding sequence ATGCGAAAGCAAATTAAGGTCAGCAGTATCCCTTCCTTGATGGACCGGCGGCGGTTTCTGCAGAGTACCGCCTGGATGAGCGGAGCGCTCGCGACCGGCATCAGCAGCTGGGCCATTCGGCCTAGCTGGGTGTATGCGGCGGCACCGATCAAGGTCGGTATCGCAACCGATCTCACTGGCGCCATAGCGTATGAAGGCACAGCTAATGCCAACGTCGCCAAAATGGTGGTCAAGGACATCAACAGTGCCGGCGGTATTCTGGGTCGCCCGATTGAACTCCTCATCGTAGACACAGCCTCCGACGAATCGGTCGCCGTCGCCAATGTTCGGAGACTCATCCAGCGCGACAAGGTTGACGTCGTGCTGGGTGGCATCACCAGTTCGATGCGTAATGCCATCAAGGACGTTATCGTCACACACGGGAAGAGGCTCTATATTTATCCAGAGCAATACGAGGGCAAGGAATGCACGCCCTACATCTTTTGCACTGGACCGACCCCCGCGCAGCAATGCGACCAATTCATCCCCTGGCTGATCAAGAACGGCGGCAAACGCTTTGCGCTCCCGTCCGCAAATTATGTGTGGCCGCATGTCCTCAATGAATATGCCCGCAAGATCATTGAAAACAACGGCGGTGAGGTGATCTTCGAGGAGTATTATCCGCTCGACCAAATCGAATACGGCGCTACGGTCAATAAGATCATGACCAATAGCGTCGAAGTGGTATTCAACACCATAATCGCGCCTGGCGTAGGACCTTTCTTCAAACAGCTCTACCAAGCCGGCTTCGGAAAACGCGGCGGCCGCCTCGCTTGCGTCTTTTTCGACGAGAACGCGTTCAACCTCAATGCACCCCACGAAATCGAAGGGCTGGCTAGTTGCCTCGACTATTTCCGCGCGGTGACATCTGAGGATCCGGCCAGTGCAAGAATTCAGGCGGAGTATGATGAAGAATTCCCCGGCAAAATCCTTTTTGCAGCCGGTAGCGCGGCGACCGGCATGTATCGCGGCCTGAAATTGTGGGAATTGGCCGTGAAGGAGGCGGGCAATCTCGAGCGCGAGAATGTCGCCGCAGCGCTTGACCATGCGAAGATCTACGAGGGACCTGGCGGACCTGCGCAAATGGTGCCGGGTAGGCGTCACTGCAAGATGAACATGTATATAGCCGTTGCCAAGAATGCAGATTTCGAGATTGTCGCGCGCAGCGAGGGTCTCGTCGATCCGAGGGAGTGCTGA